The region GATCGTGGTGTCGGGGTTGAGCTTGGCCCCCGGCTGCGGTGACTGGTCGATCACGTTGCCCTGCGGCACCACGTCGCTCGGCCGCTGGGTGGTCTTGACCCTGAAGCCGGCGTCCTTGATCGCCTTCGTGGCGTCCGCCAGCGTGAGGCCGACGACGCTCGGCACCTCCATCATCTCCTTGGGCACGTACAGCTTGACGAGGGAGCCCTTCTCGACCTCCTCGCCCGCCTTCGGGTCGGTCTCGAATACCTTGCCCTGTGGCTGCCTGGAGACCTTCGCCACGACGCTGGCCTTGAGGCCCATCTCCACGAGCTTCGCCCGGGCCTCGTCCGGCGCCAGGCCGGTCACGTCGGGGATGGAGATCTTCTCCTCGCCCTTCGACACGATGACGGTGACCGTGGAGCCGAGGTCGGCCTCCTCGCCCTCGGCGGGCTCGGTGCTGATGACGGAGCCCTTGGGCACGTCGGCGTTGAACTCGTCGGGCCCGAACTGGACCTTGAAGCCCTTCCCCTCCAGCGCCTGCTTGGCCGCGGCCTTCGTCTGGTTGGTCACCTGCGGGATGGCGACCTTGTCGGCCGTGGACGAGCCGCCGCCGCCCAGGAAGGCGTAGCCGACCCCGATCATCGCGCCGATCACCAGGAGGGGGATCAGGATCCAGGCGGCCGTCTTCAGCGCGGTGTTGCCGCCGCCGCCGCGCCGCCGCCCGTCGTACCGGCCGCCGCGTTCCTCGGGGCCGTAGTCGTACTGGGGGATCGCGCGGGTGCCCTGGGCGGCGGCGCCCGCCGTGGTCATCGTCCGGGTGCGGTCCGGCGCGCCGTACGAGTTGTACTGCTGGGTGGCCGCCGCCATCGTCTGCGGGTCGACGGGCATGCCGGACATCGCCCGCTGGAGGTCGCCGCGCATCTCGGTGGCGCTCTGGTAGCGGTGGACCGGGTCCTTGGCCATGGCCTTCAGCACGATCGCGTCGGCCCACTGGGGGATCTCGGGGTCGATCCGCGACGGCGGGATGGGGTCCTCCCGCACGTGCTGGTAGGCGATGGCGACGGGGGAGTCGCCCGTGAAGGGCGGCTGGCCGGTGAGCAGTTCGTACAGCACGCAGCCGGTCGAGTAGATGTCGCTGCGGGCGTCGACGCGCTCGCCGCGGGCCTGCTCGGGGGAGAGGTACTGCGCGGTGCCGATCACCTGCGCGGTCTGGGTCATCGTGGCCGCGGAGTCGGCCATGGCCCGGGCGATGCCGAAGTCCATGACCTTGACCTCGCCGCTGACCGTCAACATGATGTTGGCCGGTTTGATGTCCCGGTGGACGATGCCGCCCCGGTGGCTGTAGTCGAGTGCCCGCAGGATGCCGTCGACGAGCTCCGAGGCCCGCTCGGGCATCAGCCGCCGGTCGGCGCGCAGCAGGTCGCGCAGCGTCCGTCCGTCGACGAACTCCATGACGATGTACGGCACGGGCGTGTTGTCCATCATGTCCTCGCCGGTGTCGTACACGGCGATGATCGACGGATGGTTGAGCGAGGCGGCCGACTGCGCCTCGCGCCGGAAGCGCGCCTGGAACGTGTGGTCCCTGGCGAGGTCGGAGCGGAGCGTCTTGATGGCGACGACACGGTCCAGCCGGATGTCCCGGGCGCGGTAGACCTCGGCCATGCCGCCACGCCCCACGACGCCGTCGAGCTCGTAGCGTCCGCCGAGTAGTCGTGGCTGAGTCATTTCCTGCACAGTCCCTTGCCGTTCATCGTGGGGTGCCGCCGGTGTCCATCATCGACCTTTTCCTCATCACTCCCCCTCAGCCGGAGGGTTCGTGTCGGGCGGGGGTTCCGTGGGGCGCGGAGTCTCGGTGGCGTCCTTGGCCGGGGTGGACGTCGGTTCCGAGGTCGAGGAAGAGGTCGGGGACGGGTCCGGTTTGGGCGTCCGGGTGGATGGTGCCGACCTGCTTACGGTAGCCGACGGAACGGCGGTCGGGTCCGCCGACGTCCTGCGGGCCGTGGGCCGGTGCGACGGCGGCGCCGCCGTCCTGGACTCCCGGGCCGGCGCCTCGGACGGCGTCGGCGAGGCGGACGGCGAGGTCGCGGGCGCGGTGGCCTCCCCCGTGCCGGGCGGTGTGTCGCCGATGTGCGCGGCGGTGAACGCCAGCACCCCGATGCCGACCGCGGCGGCGCAGCCGGCCGTGGCGAGGATCAGGGCCGCCGGCCGTCGCCTGCGCCCGCCCGTCGCGGTCCCGCCTACGCCGACGCCGCCTACGCCGCCTCCGATGGTGGGGCCTCCGGCGGCGGGGAACCCCTGGGGAGCGGTGAGCGAGCCGAGCACCGCCGTCGAGGCGGCCGTGCCCGCGGCGGCTCCACGCAGGCCGCGCACCCGGTCGATCAGCGGCCGGCCGGTCTCCGGCCGCGCGGCCGGATCCTTGGCCAGCATGGACATCACCAGGGCCGCCACCGGCGCGGGCACGTTGCCGGGCAGCGGAGGGGGCGTGTCGTTGAGGTGGCGCAGCGCGAGCGCCACCGGGGTCTCCGCCGTGAACGGCGGACGGCCCGCCAGGCACTCGTACGCCACCACGCCGAGGGAGTAGACGTCGCTCGCGGGGGTGAGGGTGTCGCCGGACGCCTGCTCCGGGCTCACGTACTGGGCGGTGCCGAGCACGAGGCCGGTCGCGGTCAGCGGCGCGGCCTCCAGCGCGCGGGCGATGCCGAAGTCAGTGATCTTGATTTGGCCGGTCTCGGTGACGAGCAGGTTCCCGGGCTTGACGTCGCGGTGGATCACCCCGGCCCGGTGGGCCGCGTGCAGGCCCCCGGCCGTCTGCTCCACGACGTCGAGCATGACCTCCGTCCCGAGCGCGCCGCTGCGGGCGAGGACCGCCGACAGCGGCTCGCCCTTCACCAGCTCCATCACCAGGTAGGCCACGTCGTCGGTCTCGCCGTAGTCGAAGACCTGAGCGATGCCGTGATCGGTCAGGGCGGCGGTGATCCGGGCCTCGGAGCGGAACCGTTCGCGGAAGGTCGCGTCGCCCGCCACGTGGCGGCCGAGCAGCTTGATCGCCACCTCCCGGCCCAGCAACTCGTCGTCGGCCCGCCAGACCTCGCCCATCCCGCCCGCGGCGATGGGGGAGGTCAGCCGGTACCGGCCGCCGAGCACCGTCTCGGTCACCGTCCGAGCACCGCCTGCATGACGTCGTGCGCGATCGGCGCGGCCACCGCGCCACCCGTGGCGTCGTTGCCCGCGCTGCCCGACTCCACGAAGACCGCCACGGCGACCCGCGGGTCGTCGACCGGGGCGAAGGCGATGAACCACGCGTGTGACGGCTTGCCCGGCGAGGTCTCCGCCGTGCCCGTCTTGCCCGCCACGGTCATGCCGGGGAGCCTGGCCGCGCCGCCCGTGCCGTGCTCGACCACGCTGATCATCATCTTGGTCAGCTCGCCGGCGACCTCGGGCGTGACGGCCTCGCTCAGCGACTCCGGGTCGGTTCCGTCGATCTCCGCGCCGTCGGGCCCGAGGACCTTGTTGACCAGGTACGGCTTCATCACCGTGCCCTGGTTGGCGATGCCGGCGGCGACCATCGCCATCTGCAGCGGGGTCATCTGGTTGCTCTGCTGGCCGATCGCGGTCTTGGCGAGCTCGGCCTTGCCCTCTTCCTTGCCGATACTGCTGCCCGCGACCGACAGCGGGATCGCCAGCGGCTGCCCGACGCCGAACTTCCCGGCCTGCTCCTTGAGCTTGTCCCAGCCGAGCTCCATGCCCATCTTCGCGAACGGCGTGTTGCAGGAGATGGTCAGCGCCTGGACCAGCGTCGCCCGGCCGCCGCAGGACTCCCCGTGGTAGTTCGGCAGCGAGATGCTCGTGCCCGGCAGCGGCAGCGAGTCGGGCGCGTCGACCTGCGTGTTCTCGTCGCGGGAGGAGTCGTCGCTGAGGTAGGCCGCCGAGGTCACCGTCTTGAACGTGGACCCGGGGGCGTACGTCAGGTCGATCGCCCGGTTCAGCAGCGGCTTGTCGCCGTCCTTGTCGAGCTTGTTGTACGCCTTGTTGACGTCTGACTTGTTCGCCCTCGCCAGCGGGTTCGGGTCGTACGACGGCACCGACACCATCGTCAGGATCTTTCCGGTCTTGGGCTCGATCGCCACGACCGCGCCGCGCTTGCCGGTGCTCGCCAGATCCTTGTACGCGATCTCCTGGGCCTTGGTGTCCAGCGTGAGGTCGACGCTCGCGCCCTTGGGGGGCTTGCCGCTGACCATGTCGATGGCCCGGCGGACCACCAGGTCGGGGTGCGAGCCGTCGAGGTAGCGGTTCATCGCGCTCTCGATGCCCGCGGCGCTCTCCGGCGCGAACCAGCCGACCACGTGGGTGAACGGCTTGCCCAGCGGATACTCCCGCTCGAACCGGAACTTCGGGTCACCGGTGTCGACGGTCTTGGCCAGGGTGGTCTTCGTGTTGTCGGCGGTGATCCAGCCCCGGTCGATCTTGTATCTGGAGTACAGCATCCGGACGTTGCGCGAGTCGTTCCGCAGGCCTTCCGCCTTCACCGTGCCCAGATAGGTCACGTTGGCCATGAGCAGGCCGAACATGATCAGGCAGGCCACGGCGACGCGCTTGAGCGTGCTGTTCATCGCTGCATCACCTGGGTCATCCCCTCGTCCTGGATCGCCTGTGGCGGCGGCCGGCGGGCCGCGTCTGACATGCGTACGAGCAGGGCGATGAGAATCCAGTTGGCGAGCAGGGCCGAGCCTCCCGCGGACATGAACGGCGTCACGAGACCGGTCAGCGGGATCAGCCGGGTCACCCCGCCGACGATGATGAACACCTGCCAGGCGAGGAGGAACGACAGCCCGCCCGCGAGCAGCTTGGTGAACGGGTCGCGGGCCGCGAGCGAGGTGCGCAGCCCACGCTGGACGATCAGCGCGTACACCATGAGGACGGCCATCAGGCCGGTGAGGCCCAGCTCCTCGCCCACGGCGTCGAAGATGAAGTCCGAGAAGGAGAAGGGGATCTCCCTCGGGTAGCCCTGGCCGAGGCCGGTGCCGAGGACGCCGCCGGACCCGATCGCGAACAGCCCCTGCATGAGCTGGTAGCTGCCGCCCGGCGAGCGGTAGTAGAGGTCGTTGGACTCGGCGTCCAGCCAGCCCTCGAAACGGGCCTCGACATGGCTGAAGACCTGCCCGGCCAGAACGGCGCCGCCCACGAACAGCAGCAGGCCGATGAGCACCCATGAGGTGCGCTGGGTGGCGATGTAGAGCATCGCGATGAACGTGCCGAACAGCAGCAGCGAGGTGCCGAGGTCCTTCTCGGCGACCAGGACCGCGATGCTGACGCCCCAGGTGATCAGCACCGGGCCGAGGTCGCGGGCGCGGGGCAGGTCGATGAACAGCAGCCGGCGGCCGGCCAGGGCCAGCACGTCGCGCTTGGCGACGAGATAGCCGGCGAAGAAGACGACCAGGGCCAGCTTGGCGAACTCGCCCGGCTGCAGGGAGAACGGCCCGAGGTTCATCCAGATCCGGGCCCCGTAGTGCTCGGTGCCGATCACCGGGAGCACGGGCAGGATGAGCAGCACGATGCCGGCGAAGCCGGCGGTGTAGGTGAAGCGCTGCAAGGCGCGGTGGTCCCTCAACACGATCAGTGTCGCGGAGAACATCACCACACCGAGCGCCGTCCACATGAGCTGGTTGGTGGCCGAGGCGCCGTCGATACCGGTCTGCTCGATCCGGTAGATCATCACCAGGCCGATGCCGTTGACCAGCGTCACGAGGGGAAGCAGCAGGGGATCGGCCCACGGCGCGAACTTCGCCAGCACGAGGTAGGCCGCGAGCATCAGACCGCCGAGGCCGAGGCCGTAGCCGAGCATGCCGGACGGGACCTTGCCGTTGATCCCGAGCCCGACGCCGGCGTACGCGCCCATCACGATCAGTACGGCGAAGGCGAGCATGCCCAACTGGGCGCCGCGCCGCTTCGCGGTCATCGGTACGGGCGTGGCTTCGACAGCAGTCACTTAGCGGACCTCGTGGGGGTCGGTGTCGCCCCGGTGTCCGTCGTGGACGTCGCCGAGGCGCCGAAGTTCTTGATCCTGGTTATCCCGGCCTGAAGGTCGTCGACCGGGATGCCGGTGCGGACCTGGTCCTGCTGGACCGCGGGCAGCGCCGAGACGTGGATGTCGTCGGTGTAGGCGACCTTTTTGAGGGACACCGGCCCGACCTCCGCGTCGACGCCCTGGAAGACGACGAGCCTGTCCCCGCTGGCGCCTATGTAGAACTGGCTCTGGGTCCACTCGTAGCCGAAGTAACCGCCGAGCCCGAGCGCGACGGCGACGACCAGCACGCCGGCGGCGACCTTCGGGCCCGAGCGGCGTTTGCGGGCCCGCCGCCCCGACGACTGGATCTCCCGTACGGGCTCGTCGCCGAGGTCGTCGTCGGTGATCACGGGCTGCGGCGCGGTGACCGTGGCGGCCCGGCCGGCCGGCGTGTCGGGCGGCGCGGGGGAACGCCCCCGGCCGGAGCCGGCCGCGCCGACGACCGCCGCGGCCAGGGCCGGCGGCTGCACGTCGTCCACCTCGATCACATCGGCGACCACGCAGGTGATGTTGTCCGGCCCGCCGCCCCGGTTGGCGAGGTCGATGAGCTGCCGGACGACGTCCTCGGGATCGTCGACGGTGGTCAGGGTGAGATGCAGGGTCTCGGCGCTGACGACGGTGGACAGGCCGTCCGAGCACAGCAGGTACCGGTCGCCCACCTGGGCCTCCCGGTCCTGCAGGTCTGGATCGACCTCGCCGCTGCCGTCGAGCGCCCGCAGCAGGATCGAGCGCTGGGGATGGTTGGCGGCCTCCTCCTGGGTGATCCGCCCGTCGTCCACCAGCGACTGCACCAGCGTGTGGTCATGCGTGATCTGGTACAGCTCGCCGTTTCTGAGCAGGTAGGCCCGGGAGTCGCCCACATGGACCAGGGCGAAGTGCGGGCCGTTCCAGAGCATCGCGGTGAGGGTGGTGCCCATGCCCTTGAGGCTCGGGTCCCGGGCCACCATCGCGTGCAGCTGGTGGTTGGCGTCCCGGACCGCGGCCTCGATGGCGCCGAGCAGGTCACCGCCGATGGCGGCGTCCCGGTCGAGGGACGACATTGCGGCGATGGCGACCGAGCTGGCCACCTCGCCGTGGGCATGCCCGCCCATGCCGTCGGCGACGGCCAGCAGGCGGCCGCTGGCGTACGCCGAGTCCTCGTTGCCTTCACGGAGGAGCCCGACGTCCGAGCGAGCGGCGTAGCGGAGTGCGATGGTCATTTGCGCAATTCGATGACGGTCTTGCCGATGCGGATCGGAACTCCGAGGGGCACCGGCGTCGGGCGGGTGACTTTCGAACGTTCGAGGTACGTGCCGTTGGTGGAACCGAGGTCTTCCACGATCCACTGGCCGTCCTGCGGAAAGAGCCGGGCGTGCCGACTCGAAGCGTAGTCGTCGCTGAGTACCAGCGTGGCGTCGTTCGCCCGGCCGATGGTGATTGGCGTCTCCGTGAGGTTGATGATGGTCCCTTGCAGGGGGCCACCGGTGACGATGAGCTGACGTGGTTCGCCCTTCTTGGGCTTGGACACCGGTCGTGGTTGCTTGGCCGGTTTCCGTTGCGGTGCGGGAGCCGCGCGCGAACCGAACAGGTCTGTCCGCATGACGCCGACCGCGGCGATCACGAAGAACCACAGCACCGCCAGGAAGGCGAGCCGGATCAGCAGCAGCGTTAGCTCGGACATGGACCGTCTGTTACCTCTAATCGCGCCGGAACACCAGTGTCGTGCGGCCGAGGGTCACCCTCGTACCGTCCTGCATCTCGACCCTGCGGACCGGCTGGCCGTTGACGAAGGTGCCGTTGGTCGACCCCAGGTCCACGAGCGCGACCTGTGGGCCTTCCACCCGTAGCTCGGCATGATGCCGCGATACGCCGGGATCCACCAGTCGTAGATCACAATCGGTTCCGCGCCCCAGCAACGTCACCGGGGTGGTCAGCTCGTACGAGCGCTGCCCCTGAGGGTCGTCCTGGGTCGAGACCAGCAGCCGGGGCCGGCCCTGGAACGCGCTGGGCCGGCTGGCGGGCAGGTCACTCGGGGGCTGCCGAATCTCGTCCTGCTCGACCGTGGCGCCACGGATCACGCCCGACCGGATGCGGAACAGCCCGACCGCGAGGTCGTCGGCGGTCTCGAAGCGCACCCGCACCGGCCCGACGAACGAGTAGCCCTGCTCCTTGGCGTACTCCCGGGCCAGCGTGGCGAGCTCGTGGCTGATGCTGTCGGCGTACACCTCCAGGCGCTCGCTGTCGGTCGTCGACAGTTCCACCACGAAGTCGTTCGGCACGAGCGTGCGACCCTGAGCGACGATCGCGGCGCGCTCGTCCATCTCCCTCTGCACGGCGCTGGCAACCTCGACCGGCTGGAGGTCGGACTTGAACGCCCTCGCGAAGGCCCCTTCAACCATCCCTTCGAGCCTGCGCTCGAAGCGCTGAAGGACTCCCATCGGATACCTCCCTTCCACTTACGTCTATGGTCGCGACCGCTCCGGTGCTTCGCTGAGCTCCGTCGCATCGTCGTTGAGAAGGATCGTATCCGGGTTCGGTAGCACGGGCGGATACGTGCTAACCTTTCCAGGCACCCAGAGATGGGGACCAACCGCAAGGGCAAGTGGCGGAATGGCAGACGCGCACGGTTCAGGTCCGTGTGTCCGAAAGGACGTGGGGGTTCAACTCCCCCCTTGCCCACGAGAAAGCAGCCTCGCATGGTCGGAAGCAGAGCTTCCTCCCCGCGAGGCTTTCTCTTTGTGTCGCGCGAGCCGCGGCCCCACGTGGTCGGGAGTGAGCGCACGTCGGGCATCTCCTTCCGGCCCGTACGGCGTCGGGCCCCGGTCCACAGGTCGGTGACGCGCCGGGGGCCCCGGTGATCGGGACCCGCGATCGCGCACTGCACATTCTCCGGAGACCGGCTTTCAAACCACTTTCCGCGCGCTTGCGGGCTCCGGCCGGATCAGGCCACCAGCAGTTCGCCCAGCAGGGTGGTGAGATCGATCACACCGACGGGCGTGCCGCCCGCGTCCGTGACCAGCCCGAGCTGGGCGTGGGCCTCCTGGAGCAGGGTCACGGCGTCGGAGATCGTGGTGCCCTTCGCCATGCGGGGGACCGGCGTCGCCAGTTCGCCGGCCCGGTGGTCGGGCCGCACGATCGCGTCGCGCACGTGGCACACCCCGACCACGTCGTCGGGGGTGACCACCAGCATGCGCAGGCTTTCGACGCGCGCCGCCGTCCGCCGTACGAGCAGGGCGTCCGCACCGGCGGGCACCGACGGCGCCTCGCCCACGGGCACCATGAGGCGCTCCACCGGCTGGGAGTGGACCCGCAGAGCGCGGGTGAGCAGGTCGTGTTCGTCGCGGTCGAGCATGCCCATCCGGCCCGACTCGGCGACCAGCATGGCGAGCTGGCCGGGCGTGCGGGTGGTGGCGAGCTCGTCGCGCGCGTGCACGCCGAGCAGCCGCAGGATGCCGTTGGTCAGCCCGTTCAGGGTGGCCAGGACCGGGCGGACGATCCAGGCGAAGCCGCGGAACGGCAGCGCCAGCCCCATCGCGGCGCGCTCGGGGTGGGTGAGCGCGAGCGACTTTGGCGCCATCTCGCCCACGACCATGTGCAGGAACGTCACCAGGGCGAGCGCCACGACGTACGCTGCCGGGGTGCGCAGCGACTCCGGCAGCAGCGCGAGGACCGGCTCCAGCAGATGCTCGATGGAGGGCTCCGCGACCATGCCGAGGCCCAGGGAGCTCAGCGTGATGCCGAGCTGCGCCCCGGCGAGCATGAGCGACAGCTCGCGCCCGCCGCGCACCGCCGCCCGAGCCGTGATCTTGGCCAGCCGGCCGCCGCCCGCGGCGATCTCCTCCAGGCGGTGCCTGCGGGCGGACACCAGGGCGAACTCGGCCGCCACGAAGACGCCGTTGGCGGCGAGCAGGAAGATTCCGAGCAGGACTCCGGTCAGCGCGCTCATGCGGGCCTGCCCTGGAACAACGCGGAGAACAGCTCGGGGGCGTAGTAGACGCCGCCGGAGGGCTCACGGGCCGCCGCGTGGGCGTCCTCGGCCTCCCGCCGTTCCCCCATCTCCGCCGACAGCCGGATCCACTCGGGGATCCGCCGGCGCACGCTCTGGACCGTGAGCACGGCGTGCCGCCTGTCCTCCTCGTCGTCCTCGAAGAGGTGCGGCTCGGGCACGAGAGGGGAGACGACCTCGTCGCCCGGTTCCGCCATGCGGCCGAGGGCGGCGAGGACGAGCCCGCCGACGGTCTCGTAGTCCTCGCTCTCGGGCAGCCGGATGTGGGTGGCGCGCTCGACCTCGTCGAGGCGGAGCGTGCCCGGCACGTCCCAGACGTGATCGCCGCGCCGTACGACGCCGAGGGGCTCGGGGTCGTTCTCGTCCACCAGTTCGCCGACCAGCTCCTCGGCGAGGTCCTCCAGGGTGACCACGCCGGCGAGCCCGCCGTACTCGTCGATCACACAGGCGAACGTCTCGCCGGCGGAGGTCAGCCGGCGCAGCAGCTCGGGCAGCGGCAGCGTCGCGGGGACGAGGACCGGCGCGCGGGTGATGCCGCCGACGAGCCCGTCGGCCGGGGAGCCGGCCTTCAGATACTCGGTCAGCCCGGTCACGCCGACGACGTCGTCGGCGTCGGTGCCGAGCACGGGGTAACGGGAGTGACCCTGGGCGCGCAGGGCGTCGAGCAGGTCGGACACCGGCCACTCGGCGCGCAGCGAGACGACGCGCGGGCGGGGGACCATGACGTCCTCCGCGGTGCGGTCGCCGAACTCCAGCGCCCGCTCCAGCGTCTCGGCCAGCCGGGGTGGCAGCTCTCCGGCGGCGGCGGACTCCGACACGATGCGCGACAGCTCCTCGGGGGTCGCGCCGTGTTCGAGCTCCTCCACCGGCTCGATGCCGAACAGGCGGACCAGCCTGGCCGCCGCCGTGTCGAACAGGCGGATGACCGGCCCGGCGACCGCCAGGTAGATCTCCGTCGGGCGGACGAGGGCCTTGGCGACCTCCTCGGGCCGCGCGATGCCGAGGTTCTTGGGGGCGAGCTCGCCGATGATCATCTGGACGACGGTGGCGATCACGATGCCGAGCGCCACGGAGACGCCGGGCACGGCCGCGCCGGGCAGTCCGGCCGCCTCCAGGGGGCCGCGCAGCACGCCCGCTATCGCGGGCTGGGCGATGAAGCCCACCAGCAGGGTGGTGACGGTGATCCCCAGCTGCGCGCCGGAGAGCATGAACGACAGCCGTCCGGTGACGTCGAGGGCACGGCGGGCGGCGTCGTCGCCCGCCGCCGCCTGCTCACGCAGCGCGCCGCGGTCGGCGGCGACGTAGGCGAACTCCTGCGCGACGAAGAAGCCGGTGGCGAGGGTCAGGACGAGAACGGCAAGTAGACCGAGGGCGGCGCTCATCGGGCGCCCATCGTATGATCATGGGAGCCCGTGCCGAGGCACGGGCCGGTACTCCAGGGGTCCGGAACGGACACGTCGATCCTTTCGCGTGGTCGTCTACCACCGTAACGGCTGGAATCTCTCCTGTGTTTCCCGGCGGCGTTTACTGGCTGCTTAGAAGCCGCCTGAGTACCGTGAAGGAGGGGGCCCATCGGCAAAGACTTCCGCCGGTGAGGTCAAAGCGGTGGTCAGGACGCTGAGGGGCTGGGGATTTCACGTGGCCGACGAGAACGAGGCGACCCGGGCGATCCGCCGCCCGGCGGAGCCCCAGGCTGCCCCCCTCGGGGCGCCCAGGTCAGAGGACAGGGCCGACGAGGGGCCGGGCGGAGCGCCCGGGAAGGGATCCGGCAGGGACGACACGGTCCCCCGCGTCCGCTCCAAGGTGTACGGCAAGCCGCGCTCGGGCAGCGCTCCGGTCCGCCCGATCGGGGGGAGCGGGCGGACGCCCGGGGGCCCGGAGGACGCCCCGCACCGGGACGGCGGCGGGCCGGACGGCCGGGAGGCCACCGCGCGCGGCGGCGGGTCCGGAAGCGGCTTCGGCGGGTTCGGCGGCGGGCGTGGCGGCGGGCCCGGCGGGTCCGGCGGCAGGCGCGGTCCCCGGGTGACCGGCAGGACCGTCGTCCGGATCGTCGTGGTGCTGGTCGTGCTCCTGCTCGTCGCCGCCGTCGCCGGATATTTCATGATCAGCGCCCGGCTGCACTCGGTCGAGGCGATGACCGACTACGACAAGCGGGCCGCCGAGACGCCGGGTGAGGACTGGCTGCTGGTCGGCTCCGACAGCCGGGCGGGCCTCACGGCCGCGCAGCGCAGGAAGCTGGCCACCGGCAAGGCGGTCGGCAAGCGCACCGACACGATGATGCTGCTCCACATCCCCTCCGACGGCCGGCCGACGCTGGTCAGCCTGCCCCGCGACTCGTACGTCCCCATCGAGGGGCACGGCAGCGGCAAGCTGAACGCGGCCTACGCCTACGGCGGGCCGAAGCTGCTGACCAAGACGGTCGAGCGAGTGACCGGCATCCGGATCGACCACTACATGGAGATCGGCTTCGGCGGGTTCGTCGGCATCGTCGACGCGATCGGCGGGGTCAACATCTGCGTCAAGCAGAACATCGACGACCACAAGGCCGGGATCAACCTCAAGAAGGGCTGCCAGGACATGGACGGCGGCACCGCTCTCGGCTACGTGCGCACCAGGAAGACCGGCGCCATCCCCGACTTCGACCGCACCCAGCGGCAGCGGGAGTTCTTCTCCGCCGTGGTCCAGAAGGCGGCGAGCCCCGGCACGCTGCTCAACCCCTTCACCTCGGTGCCGCTGGCGCTGAGCGCGGCCGACTCGGTCGCCGTCGACCCCGGCACCGGCCTGTTCGACCTGCTGTCGGTGGGCCTCGCCATGCGCGGCGGGCCCGTCACGACGGCCGTGCCGATCGGCTCGCTGCCGACCATCGGCGGTCAGGCCGTCGTGAAGTGGGACACGCAGAAGGCGCTGCGCCTG is a window of Microbispora sp. NBC_01189 DNA encoding:
- the pknB gene encoding Stk1 family PASTA domain-containing Ser/Thr kinase — its product is MTQPRLLGGRYELDGVVGRGGMAEVYRARDIRLDRVVAIKTLRSDLARDHTFQARFRREAQSAASLNHPSIIAVYDTGEDMMDNTPVPYIVMEFVDGRTLRDLLRADRRLMPERASELVDGILRALDYSHRGGIVHRDIKPANIMLTVSGEVKVMDFGIARAMADSAATMTQTAQVIGTAQYLSPEQARGERVDARSDIYSTGCVLYELLTGQPPFTGDSPVAIAYQHVREDPIPPSRIDPEIPQWADAIVLKAMAKDPVHRYQSATEMRGDLQRAMSGMPVDPQTMAAATQQYNSYGAPDRTRTMTTAGAAAQGTRAIPQYDYGPEERGGRYDGRRRGGGGNTALKTAAWILIPLLVIGAMIGVGYAFLGGGGSSTADKVAIPQVTNQTKAAAKQALEGKGFKVQFGPDEFNADVPKGSVISTEPAEGEEADLGSTVTVIVSKGEEKISIPDVTGLAPDEARAKLVEMGLKASVVAKVSRQPQGKVFETDPKAGEEVEKGSLVKLYVPKEMMEVPSVVGLTLADATKAIKDAGFRVKTTQRPSDVVPQGNVIDQSPQPGAKLNPDTTITLTVSSGPQQTQQPTQPPVDNTPTDEPTDDGGVDLGDGGDPFGNG
- a CDS encoding serine/threonine-protein kinase encodes the protein MTETVLGGRYRLTSPIAAGGMGEVWRADDELLGREVAIKLLGRHVAGDATFRERFRSEARITAALTDHGIAQVFDYGETDDVAYLVMELVKGEPLSAVLARSGALGTEVMLDVVEQTAGGLHAAHRAGVIHRDVKPGNLLVTETGQIKITDFGIARALEAAPLTATGLVLGTAQYVSPEQASGDTLTPASDVYSLGVVAYECLAGRPPFTAETPVALALRHLNDTPPPLPGNVPAPVAALVMSMLAKDPAARPETGRPLIDRVRGLRGAAAGTAASTAVLGSLTAPQGFPAAGGPTIGGGVGGVGVGGTATGGRRRRPAALILATAGCAAAVGIGVLAFTAAHIGDTPPGTGEATAPATSPSASPTPSEAPARESRTAAPPSHRPTARRTSADPTAVPSATVSRSAPSTRTPKPDPSPTSSSTSEPTSTPAKDATETPRPTEPPPDTNPPAEGE
- a CDS encoding peptidoglycan D,D-transpeptidase FtsI family protein; protein product: MNSTLKRVAVACLIMFGLLMANVTYLGTVKAEGLRNDSRNVRMLYSRYKIDRGWITADNTKTTLAKTVDTGDPKFRFEREYPLGKPFTHVVGWFAPESAAGIESAMNRYLDGSHPDLVVRRAIDMVSGKPPKGASVDLTLDTKAQEIAYKDLASTGKRGAVVAIEPKTGKILTMVSVPSYDPNPLARANKSDVNKAYNKLDKDGDKPLLNRAIDLTYAPGSTFKTVTSAAYLSDDSSRDENTQVDAPDSLPLPGTSISLPNYHGESCGGRATLVQALTISCNTPFAKMGMELGWDKLKEQAGKFGVGQPLAIPLSVAGSSIGKEEGKAELAKTAIGQQSNQMTPLQMAMVAAGIANQGTVMKPYLVNKVLGPDGAEIDGTDPESLSEAVTPEVAGELTKMMISVVEHGTGGAARLPGMTVAGKTGTAETSPGKPSHAWFIAFAPVDDPRVAVAVFVESGSAGNDATGGAVAAPIAHDVMQAVLGR
- a CDS encoding FtsW/RodA/SpoVE family cell cycle protein, whose translation is MTAKRRGAQLGMLAFAVLIVMGAYAGVGLGINGKVPSGMLGYGLGLGGLMLAAYLVLAKFAPWADPLLLPLVTLVNGIGLVMIYRIEQTGIDGASATNQLMWTALGVVMFSATLIVLRDHRALQRFTYTAGFAGIVLLILPVLPVIGTEHYGARIWMNLGPFSLQPGEFAKLALVVFFAGYLVAKRDVLALAGRRLLFIDLPRARDLGPVLITWGVSIAVLVAEKDLGTSLLLFGTFIAMLYIATQRTSWVLIGLLLFVGGAVLAGQVFSHVEARFEGWLDAESNDLYYRSPGGSYQLMQGLFAIGSGGVLGTGLGQGYPREIPFSFSDFIFDAVGEELGLTGLMAVLMVYALIVQRGLRTSLAARDPFTKLLAGGLSFLLAWQVFIIVGGVTRLIPLTGLVTPFMSAGGSALLANWILIALLVRMSDAARRPPPQAIQDEGMTQVMQR
- a CDS encoding Stp1/IreP family PP2C-type Ser/Thr phosphatase, with protein sequence MTIALRYAARSDVGLLREGNEDSAYASGRLLAVADGMGGHAHGEVASSVAIAAMSSLDRDAAIGGDLLGAIEAAVRDANHQLHAMVARDPSLKGMGTTLTAMLWNGPHFALVHVGDSRAYLLRNGELYQITHDHTLVQSLVDDGRITQEEAANHPQRSILLRALDGSGEVDPDLQDREAQVGDRYLLCSDGLSTVVSAETLHLTLTTVDDPEDVVRQLIDLANRGGGPDNITCVVADVIEVDDVQPPALAAAVVGAAGSGRGRSPAPPDTPAGRAATVTAPQPVITDDDLGDEPVREIQSSGRRARKRRSGPKVAAGVLVVAVALGLGGYFGYEWTQSQFYIGASGDRLVVFQGVDAEVGPVSLKKVAYTDDIHVSALPAVQQDQVRTGIPVDDLQAGITRIKNFGASATSTTDTGATPTPTRSAK
- a CDS encoding FHA domain-containing protein FhaB/FipA, with amino-acid sequence MSELTLLLIRLAFLAVLWFFVIAAVGVMRTDLFGSRAAPAPQRKPAKQPRPVSKPKKGEPRQLIVTGGPLQGTIINLTETPITIGRANDATLVLSDDYASSRHARLFPQDGQWIVEDLGSTNGTYLERSKVTRPTPVPLGVPIRIGKTVIELRK